In Spirosoma pollinicola, the genomic window ATTGGCTTGAACATGTCCACCAACTACGGCCACGCCGATGGACTTTCTTTCTCAGAACACGAAGAGTTCCTGAAAAAACTCCCCGCCGATTACCAGAAACGGATTGTCTCAGCCGAGAAACTAGCCGTTGGCTGGCTAGAAACCCGCACAGAAAAAGAGATGGCGATTTACCCGCTCATTTGTCGACTGTCGCACCAGATCATTCAGGAAGGTTTCTCGGAGCAGGTTATTCAGCCGGGCGTAACCACAACCGACGATGTAGTCTGGTGGTTTCGTCAGCGCATTACTGACTTAGGCTTAAGTACCTGGTTTCATCCAACGGTTGATGTTCAACGATCAGACAAGGAGGATTTCAATCACCTCCGCACCTTTTCCAAGCGTCCTGACAAACAGGTAATCATGCCCGGCGATTTACTGCATGTTGATTTTGGCATCACCTACCTGCGCCTGAACACCGACCAGCAGCAACACGCTTACGTTTTGCGCCCCGGCGAATCGGACGTTCCCGAAGCCATCAAAACCGCTTTTAAGCAAGGTAATCGACTACAGGAAATCCTGACCGAACAGTTTAGTGCCGGTAAAACAGGCAATCAAATGCTGCTGGCGGCTTTGGAGCAGTCTAAAAAAGAAGGAATCAACGGTACAATTTACTCGCACCCGATTGGTGTTCATGGCCATGCCGCCGGGCCAACAATTGGCCTTTGGGACCAACAGAAAGGCGTTCCCGGTCCCGGCGATTATCCGTTACTGGCCAACACCGCCTATTCCATTGAGCTCAACGCAGCTGTCGAAATTCCCGAATGGAAAAAAATAGTGCGCATCATGCTTGAAGAAGATGGTTTTTTCGATGGTAAAACGTTCCGCTACATTGATGGCCGGCAAACGGAGATTTATACCATTCCAAGAAAACTGGGGTATGTGAAGTAGAGCCGATTGCCTAGCAAACTTCAACTTACTGATCTCGCCTTCTGCCTTACAGGTGTAAGACAACGCTTGTTTTTGTCTTACATTCTGTAGTACCTAACATATTGGCACTTATACAACTTTTCAAATACGTTTGAGTTTCAGTATCAAACCTTCTCAGTTATGAAAGTCAATCTCGCTCTTTTGGTATCAATCACCTTCCTTTTTAGTCGATGTTCACCCAATGAAAGTCTTTCTCCTAAGATAAATTACGATCAGGCCAGTATTGAATTGATGCAGGAGATACAGCCCAAGATTGTAGGGCAATGGACACTCCGTCAAGTGAATGTAAAATATCAAGACTTCAACTATTCTCAAAAACAACTCAAGATTACGAAGGATACTTCTTTTGTTGACTTTGCTACATTGTCCATCATTCCGACCAATGAACCACGTAGTTCTCCCGTAGATTTGCGTAGGGGTGAATACGATGGTACGATTCAATTTGGTACCAAGACGTATCCTATTCAGTTTGATCTACGGTCTAATGCCGAGTGGATTTATAGCGAAAAGGGTCCTCAAGCGTTCTTTTCCTTCAGTTACAAATTCCCAGTAGGCACTCGTATTCCGGAAGCCGAAGAGAGATTTTTAGAAGATATAGGCTTGATGAATGATACGTTTTCTTTAGAGCTCTCCACTAATCCGAAGAAGATGATCTGGCGCGGTTTGAACCGAGGGGTGAACAAAATAGAAATGACTAGAAAATAGTAATTACTTGATAATTGGGTATCGTTTACCGTTTCGGCATTTCTCTGAATAGTCGAATAACATAATTGTAGTTATAGAACGGGTCTGGGAATAGTACCAACCTACTGTGGGGCAGTGAGTTGTACTTTTTCCAGACTCTTTCTATAACTAAGAATATGTTAAGGGAATAAACAAAGAAAAAGGGTATTTCCTTTGAAAGACATACCCTAAAATGTTAAAAGACACAGTTGCTTTTGGTATCAATTCTGAACACTCTTTTGAGTGTTTACATAGATAAAGTTGCCTGTCTGACCTACTGATGTTTTGAAATCTACTTTAGCCACAGCAGTCTTTCCTTTTATCGCTTCATCCTCAAAAGAAGCCACTCCGTCGTAAGATAT contains:
- a CDS encoding M24 family metallopeptidase, whose amino-acid sequence is MHKPVHFFIKLFTFLAFLSTAGAQVSSPSAVLFERDRSRVVDEILDDRFTNFLPQLMRREGIDMWVIISREYNEDPVLRTMLPSTWLSARRRTIIVFFDQGGDKGVEKLAIARYDVGNLLKGAWDIDVRPNQWEALAKIIEDRKPKKIGLNMSTNYGHADGLSFSEHEEFLKKLPADYQKRIVSAEKLAVGWLETRTEKEMAIYPLICRLSHQIIQEGFSEQVIQPGVTTTDDVVWWFRQRITDLGLSTWFHPTVDVQRSDKEDFNHLRTFSKRPDKQVIMPGDLLHVDFGITYLRLNTDQQQHAYVLRPGESDVPEAIKTAFKQGNRLQEILTEQFSAGKTGNQMLLAALEQSKKEGINGTIYSHPIGVHGHAAGPTIGLWDQQKGVPGPGDYPLLANTAYSIELNAAVEIPEWKKIVRIMLEEDGFFDGKTFRYIDGRQTEIYTIPRKLGYVK